The proteins below are encoded in one region of Blastocatellia bacterium:
- a CDS encoding NAD(P)/FAD-dependent oxidoreductase produces MPGGWSAHRRPSHDVIIVGASVAGAATAYWLGRAGVRVLLVDRAQFPRDKPCGEGIMPAGVDVLARMNLLATLIEHGAHPFDGITFRDHHGCCASGSFAEAGQRAGLICRRRQLDATILSEAANQPSVEVLIGFRVTRILRQGSRVIGIAGCHSRDDPSREQRFTAPITVGADGLHSIFHRSGLVNARRPRRQRYGVRAHLEGVEGLGSHVEVITDAHGEVYMAAHGRSTAMIALLLEREAMNRFARGLTAAYWESLQSIASLRQRIGAARLITPVMATGPLGSRVDRIVGDGFLLIGDSAGALDPITGAGLSLALRSAPIAARVITEALSAADVSAARLRAYEVAWRAMFDPLARLTRLVLELARHPSLAHWTINRLRCHPNVMHALLARASGSSVCNWLDATTRAIRDPLETRTAWRCR; encoded by the coding sequence ATGCCTGGTGGGTGGTCGGCACATCGTCGGCCATCGCATGACGTCATCATCGTTGGCGCGAGCGTTGCCGGCGCGGCGACAGCTTACTGGCTGGGACGCGCCGGCGTGCGCGTGCTGCTGGTGGATCGCGCTCAATTTCCCCGCGACAAACCCTGCGGCGAAGGCATCATGCCCGCAGGCGTTGACGTGTTAGCCCGGATGAACTTGCTTGCCACCTTGATTGAGCATGGCGCTCATCCGTTTGATGGTATCACCTTCCGCGATCATCACGGCTGCTGCGCTTCTGGTTCATTTGCCGAAGCTGGCCAGCGAGCGGGCTTGATCTGTCGTCGTCGGCAGCTTGACGCGACCATCTTATCTGAAGCGGCCAATCAACCAAGCGTCGAAGTGTTGATAGGATTTCGCGTCACCCGTATTCTGCGTCAGGGCAGCCGCGTCATTGGTATCGCTGGATGCCACAGTCGAGACGACCCATCGCGCGAACAGAGATTCACAGCCCCAATCACCGTCGGCGCCGACGGACTTCATTCGATTTTCCATCGCTCGGGATTGGTCAACGCCCGTCGCCCGCGCCGACAACGATATGGCGTGCGAGCCCACCTGGAGGGCGTTGAAGGGCTTGGCTCTCACGTTGAGGTCATTACCGATGCTCACGGCGAAGTTTATATGGCAGCCCATGGACGTAGCACCGCGATGATTGCTCTGTTATTGGAGCGAGAGGCGATGAACCGATTCGCTCGTGGCCTCACAGCGGCATACTGGGAATCGCTCCAGAGCATAGCTTCGCTCCGCCAGAGAATCGGCGCTGCTCGATTGATCACGCCGGTCATGGCCACCGGGCCGCTCGGCTCTCGCGTTGACCGAATCGTCGGTGATGGTTTTTTGCTCATTGGCGATAGCGCCGGCGCGTTAGACCCGATCACAGGCGCGGGTCTGTCGCTGGCTCTGAGAAGCGCGCCAATCGCGGCCCGCGTCATCACAGAGGCTCTCTCAGCCGCCGATGTTAGCGCCGCTCGGCTCAGGGCGTATGAAGTCGCCTGGCGAGCCATGTTCGATCCTCTGGCGCGGCTCACACGGCTCGTGCTCGAGCTGGCGCGCCATCCATCACTGGCGCACTGGACGATCAATCGCCTCCGTTGCCATCCCAACGTCATGCACGCATTGTTGGCTCGAGCGTCAGGCTCGTCTGTTTGCAACTGGCTTGACGCGACGACGCGCGCGATACGTGATCCACTAGAAACAAGGACAGCGTGGCGATGCAGGTAA
- a CDS encoding VWA domain-containing protein: protein MQVTYYIGGFIGMISILLSPLTGSVASQHTTPPTLQPGHEDVLLGAILVNTFVTVVNKYGEPVTGLDATDFAVYDEGRRQRITAFSRGTELPLTLALVIDRSQSIQARFDLERAAAIHFLESVMRKGHDRALLAVFDSGLYIVHEFSDDVAALTERVKHLTTAGNSAIYDAVTKTVRTQFAPLPAGRHVMVLITDGEDTASAHTLRQAVDAALRADVIIYSIGIHATKSGAATLQYIARMTGGRCFLLQDPQQPLKDLFAQLQHELRSQYSIGYYLQQPPDGRFHRLTFKVKKKGLSVRARHGYYALAKP, encoded by the coding sequence ATGCAGGTAACATACTACATCGGCGGATTCATCGGCATGATAAGCATCCTGTTGTCTCCACTGACTGGGTCAGTGGCATCACAACACACAACGCCGCCCACGCTCCAGCCAGGCCATGAAGACGTGCTGCTTGGAGCCATCCTCGTCAATACCTTCGTGACGGTTGTCAACAAGTATGGGGAGCCGGTCACCGGTTTGGACGCCACCGATTTCGCTGTTTACGATGAAGGACGACGCCAGCGCATCACGGCCTTCAGCCGTGGAACGGAATTGCCGCTAACGCTCGCGCTGGTGATTGATCGCAGCCAGAGCATCCAAGCGCGATTCGACCTGGAACGCGCCGCTGCCATTCATTTTCTGGAATCCGTCATGCGCAAGGGACATGATCGGGCGCTGCTGGCCGTCTTCGATTCAGGGCTGTATATCGTGCACGAGTTCAGTGACGACGTCGCCGCGCTCACAGAGCGAGTGAAGCATCTGACCACAGCCGGCAACAGCGCCATCTACGATGCTGTCACTAAAACAGTCCGCACACAATTTGCGCCGCTGCCAGCAGGTCGTCACGTTATGGTGCTCATCACTGACGGCGAAGATACGGCCAGCGCGCATACGCTTCGGCAGGCGGTTGATGCGGCGTTGCGCGCTGATGTCATTATCTATTCCATCGGGATTCACGCCACCAAATCCGGCGCAGCGACGCTACAATACATAGCCAGAATGACCGGCGGGCGATGCTTCCTGCTGCAAGACCCGCAGCAACCGTTAAAGGATTTATTCGCTCAGCTTCAACACGAACTGCGCAGTCAGTACAGCATCGGTTACTACTTGCAGCAGCCGCCTGATGGGCGATTTCACCGATTGACGTTCAAGGTCAAGAAAAAAGGGTTATCGGTCCGCGCTCGACACGGCTATTATGCACTTGCAAAACCGTAA
- a CDS encoding lysophospholipid acyltransferase family protein produces MPGLKCGIGVSGFEQVDATSPRQPSVSSAATDAVAPARNDAKLLEQVYQLADLSPYPVKERLRIRLAGLLLAWLIKLIGRTVRWTVVDWHHHDEIERAGKQVIYTFWHQCIFLATWFWRQRRIVVMTSRSADGEIIARAIQRCGYGAARGSSSKGASAALKQMAACLKARLPAAFTIDGPRGPRFQAKPGAVFLARMTGQAILPFHITPRRCWQLKSWDLTQIPYPFTRAVVLLGKPIYVEPRSREEELSARQAELQASLEALRARGQQWWQHEALLH; encoded by the coding sequence GTGCCCGGGTTGAAATGTGGCATCGGTGTTTCGGGCTTCGAGCAAGTGGATGCAACGTCACCTCGTCAACCTTCCGTGTCGTCGGCTGCTACCGACGCAGTAGCGCCAGCGCGAAATGACGCGAAGCTGTTGGAGCAGGTCTACCAATTGGCCGATCTTTCCCCTTATCCGGTCAAAGAGCGACTGAGGATTCGGCTTGCCGGATTGTTGCTGGCCTGGCTCATCAAATTGATCGGTCGCACCGTGCGCTGGACTGTTGTGGACTGGCATCATCACGACGAGATCGAACGCGCGGGCAAACAAGTCATCTACACGTTTTGGCATCAGTGTATTTTTCTGGCCACGTGGTTCTGGCGCCAGCGCCGGATCGTTGTGATGACCAGCCGCAGCGCCGACGGAGAGATCATCGCGCGCGCTATTCAACGGTGCGGCTATGGCGCAGCGCGTGGCTCCTCCAGCAAAGGCGCGAGCGCCGCTCTCAAACAGATGGCTGCATGCCTCAAGGCTCGATTGCCGGCTGCTTTCACCATTGATGGCCCGCGTGGGCCTCGCTTCCAGGCTAAACCGGGCGCTGTCTTTCTGGCCAGAATGACCGGTCAAGCGATCTTGCCGTTTCACATCACGCCACGACGCTGCTGGCAACTGAAGAGCTGGGACCTAACGCAAATTCCTTACCCCTTCACACGGGCCGTTGTCCTGCTCGGGAAGCCAATCTATGTTGAACCCAGAAGCCGTGAAGAGGAACTCAGCGCCCGCCAGGCTGAGTTACAGGCGTCGCTCGAGGCATTGCGCGCGCGCGGCCAGCAATGGTGGCAGCATGAAGCATTGCTCCACTGA
- a CDS encoding electron transfer flavoprotein subunit alpha/FixB family protein — protein MSQGILVFAEQHAGKLNKTTWEAVQAGQQLAAALGGPLTVALVGKDLQSLSAEFTDKQIDKLVLLEHELLHHYTPDGYALALKSLIQQRQPALVVMSHTYQVRDFAPKLAASLGRGFISDCIGFRHEQGRLVYVRQVFQGKLNADVCYEGEPPCFVSFQAGSFRGDEVATSSTPPTVESVAVSLDPTMIKTQPLEMFREAKQAVDLSQAEVIVAIGRGIKSADNIPLAQALADVLGAEIGASRPICDNEWLPMDRQIGSSGQTVSPKLYVALGISGAIQHIVGMKGSKTIVAINKDPDAPIFDIADYGIVGDLFEIVPELTAKLREIKESA, from the coding sequence ATGAGTCAGGGAATACTCGTTTTTGCTGAGCAACACGCCGGGAAGTTAAACAAGACAACCTGGGAAGCCGTTCAGGCCGGGCAACAACTGGCCGCCGCGCTAGGCGGACCGTTAACGGTTGCGCTGGTGGGGAAAGACCTCCAGTCGCTGTCGGCTGAATTTACGGACAAACAGATTGATAAGCTGGTGCTGCTGGAACATGAGCTGTTACACCATTACACGCCGGATGGATACGCGCTGGCCCTGAAATCTCTCATCCAGCAGCGGCAGCCGGCTCTGGTGGTGATGAGTCACACCTATCAAGTTCGTGACTTTGCGCCTAAGCTGGCCGCTTCGTTAGGTCGCGGCTTCATTAGCGATTGCATCGGCTTCCGGCACGAGCAAGGACGATTGGTTTATGTGCGCCAGGTGTTTCAAGGCAAGCTCAATGCCGATGTCTGCTATGAAGGCGAGCCGCCCTGCTTCGTCAGTTTTCAAGCTGGGTCGTTTCGTGGCGATGAAGTGGCCACATCGTCCACGCCGCCTACTGTTGAATCGGTGGCTGTGTCGCTTGATCCGACGATGATCAAGACCCAGCCGCTGGAGATGTTCCGTGAAGCGAAGCAGGCGGTTGATCTCAGTCAAGCCGAGGTCATTGTCGCCATTGGTCGTGGCATTAAGAGCGCCGATAACATTCCGCTGGCGCAAGCTCTGGCCGATGTGTTGGGCGCGGAGATTGGCGCTTCGCGGCCCATCTGCGATAACGAGTGGCTGCCGATGGATCGGCAAATTGGCAGCTCTGGCCAAACCGTCAGTCCCAAGCTCTATGTGGCGTTGGGCATCTCTGGCGCGATTCAACACATCGTCGGCATGAAGGGTTCCAAGACCATCGTCGCCATTAACAAAGACCCGGATGCGCCTATCTTCGACATTGCTGATTACGGCATCGTGGGCGATCTGTTTGAGATCGTGCCCGAATTGACGGCCAAGTTGCGCGAAATCAAAGAGAGCGCATAG
- a CDS encoding electron transfer flavoprotein subunit beta/FixA family protein produces the protein MNTIVCLKQVPSRESVLKVRADQSWIEERDLGWEINEPDVYALEEALRLKEAHGGDVIICSVGPSRVQQAIREAFAKGADQGIHLDDPLFERLDAYHAALVMAEAIKKSNIQFDLILTGLQSDDFGYAQTGVILAELLGLPHVTIVMQIQVLDGRIKVKRELEAGWFQWIELPLPAVLTIQSGINHPRYATLKGIMGAKKKPIQTMSAHDLGLSHIGNFQRFERVYIPQKTKRTEMIEGSAKEAVAKLVEKLQREAKVI, from the coding sequence GTGAATACGATTGTATGTTTGAAACAGGTTCCGAGCCGGGAATCGGTGCTCAAGGTTCGCGCCGATCAATCCTGGATTGAAGAGCGCGACCTGGGCTGGGAAATCAATGAACCTGATGTCTACGCATTGGAAGAAGCGTTGCGGCTGAAGGAAGCTCACGGCGGCGACGTGATCATTTGCTCAGTCGGGCCGTCCCGTGTGCAACAGGCCATCCGCGAAGCCTTTGCCAAAGGCGCCGATCAGGGCATTCATTTGGATGATCCGCTCTTTGAACGCCTCGATGCCTATCATGCAGCCCTTGTCATGGCTGAGGCCATTAAGAAATCGAACATCCAGTTTGATCTGATACTGACCGGCTTGCAATCGGATGACTTCGGCTATGCGCAAACGGGCGTCATTCTGGCTGAATTACTCGGCTTGCCGCACGTGACGATCGTGATGCAAATCCAGGTGCTTGACGGCAGGATCAAGGTCAAACGGGAACTGGAAGCAGGTTGGTTCCAGTGGATTGAATTGCCGCTGCCCGCTGTGTTGACCATTCAATCGGGCATCAATCATCCGCGCTATGCCACGCTCAAAGGCATCATGGGCGCCAAGAAGAAACCGATTCAGACGATGTCAGCCCACGATCTTGGGCTGAGTCACATAGGAAATTTCCAACGCTTCGAGCGCGTCTACATCCCGCAAAAGACCAAGCGAACGGAGATGATCGAAGGCAGCGCCAAGGAAGCAGTCGCCAAGCTGGTGGAAAAATTGCAGCGCGAGGCCAAAGTGATATGA
- the fabF gene encoding beta-ketoacyl-ACP synthase II: MSPHRRVVVTGIGLLSAVGLTREETWSGLIQGRSGVAPITHFDASTFPVRFAAEVKGFDPQRFIDRKEIKKMDAFIHYAIAASQEAVDDAGLSITPENAARVGTSIGSGIGGFSIIEREHAKLMEGGPDRISPFFIPATIINLAAGQVSIRFGAKGPNLAAATACSAGAHAVGDSFKVIQRGDADVMICGGSEAAITPMGIGGFAAMKALSRRNDDPARASRPFDQDRDGFVVGEGAGILVLEALELARARGAKIYAEIVGYGASADAFHITQPAEDGDGAIRAMAMALNDAGITPEQVDYINAHGTSTKYNDRLETQAIKRVFGEHAYRLAVSSTKSMTGHLLGAAGGLEAGITCLAVDRQCLPPTINYETPDPDCDLDYVPNQARPATIRYALSNSFGFGGTNVALLFKRYEE, translated from the coding sequence TTGAGTCCGCATCGAAGAGTCGTCGTCACAGGCATCGGGCTGCTGAGCGCCGTCGGCTTGACCCGTGAGGAAACCTGGTCGGGATTGATCCAGGGACGGAGTGGTGTGGCGCCGATCACGCATTTTGATGCGTCCACGTTTCCCGTTCGTTTTGCCGCTGAAGTCAAGGGATTTGATCCGCAGCGGTTCATTGATCGCAAAGAGATCAAGAAAATGGACGCATTCATTCATTACGCCATTGCCGCTTCGCAAGAAGCGGTTGATGATGCTGGACTGAGTATTACGCCGGAGAATGCCGCTCGCGTCGGCACTTCGATTGGTTCAGGGATTGGGGGTTTTTCGATCATTGAGCGGGAACATGCCAAATTGATGGAAGGCGGCCCCGACCGCATCTCGCCGTTCTTCATTCCGGCGACGATCATCAACCTGGCTGCCGGACAAGTCTCCATCCGATTTGGCGCTAAGGGACCGAACTTGGCGGCCGCCACGGCTTGTTCGGCGGGGGCTCATGCCGTCGGCGATTCATTCAAGGTGATTCAACGCGGTGATGCCGATGTGATGATCTGCGGCGGTTCCGAAGCAGCCATCACGCCGATGGGGATCGGCGGTTTTGCCGCGATGAAAGCCTTGTCGCGGCGCAATGATGATCCGGCCCGCGCGTCGCGTCCGTTTGACCAAGACCGTGATGGGTTCGTTGTGGGTGAGGGCGCTGGCATACTGGTGCTGGAAGCGTTGGAGCTGGCCCGCGCGCGCGGCGCTAAAATTTATGCCGAGATCGTTGGCTACGGCGCCTCGGCTGATGCGTTTCACATCACCCAACCGGCTGAAGACGGCGACGGAGCGATTCGCGCGATGGCGATGGCGTTGAACGATGCCGGCATCACTCCCGAACAGGTGGATTATATCAACGCGCATGGCACGTCCACCAAGTACAACGACCGGCTGGAAACCCAGGCCATCAAGCGGGTGTTTGGCGAACATGCCTATCGGTTGGCCGTCAGCTCGACCAAGTCTATGACCGGCCACTTGCTGGGCGCGGCTGGTGGATTGGAAGCGGGTATCACGTGTTTAGCTGTTGACCGTCAGTGCCTGCCGCCAACGATTAACTATGAGACGCCCGACCCTGATTGCGACCTCGATTACGTCCCCAACCAAGCGCGACCGGCCACGATCCGGTATGCTCTGTCTAACTCGTTTGGATTTGGCGGCACCAATGTGGCGCTCTTATTCAAACGCTATGAAGAGTAA
- the acpP gene encoding acyl carrier protein has translation MAKESIEERVKQIIVEELGVDESEVTPNARFIDDLGADSLDNVELVMRFEEEFGIEIPDEEAEKILSVKNAIDYIEAHKK, from the coding sequence ATGGCGAAAGAATCCATTGAGGAACGCGTGAAGCAGATTATTGTCGAAGAATTGGGAGTTGACGAATCGGAAGTGACTCCGAACGCCCGGTTTATTGATGATCTCGGCGCCGACTCGCTCGATAACGTGGAACTGGTCATGCGATTTGAAGAGGAGTTTGGCATCGAGATTCCTGATGAAGAAGCGGAAAAGATTTTGAGCGTGAAGAACGCCATTGATTATATTGAAGCGCATAAGAAGTGA
- the fabG gene encoding 3-oxoacyl-[acyl-carrier-protein] reductase: MFDLSGRVAVVTGASQGIGQEAALALARAGADVVLMARTLEKLQANAAQIEQLGRRALALKADVTLADEVQSALDEAKHSFGRIDILVNNAGITRDGLLLRMKQEDWDAVIRTNLTSLFICIQAVLPVMLKARYGRIINITSVMGQMGSAGTANYSAAKAGIIGLTKAVAREVASRQITVNAIAPGFVETAMTDALDEKRRQEILGMVPLGRVGTVQDVAAGIVFLASEEAGYITGHVLNINGGLYM; encoded by the coding sequence ATGTTTGATTTGAGTGGACGGGTCGCCGTCGTGACAGGCGCATCGCAGGGCATCGGGCAGGAAGCGGCGCTGGCGCTGGCTCGAGCCGGGGCCGATGTTGTTTTAATGGCGCGCACCTTGGAGAAACTGCAAGCCAATGCCGCTCAGATTGAGCAACTGGGGCGGCGGGCCTTGGCGCTGAAGGCTGATGTCACCCTCGCCGACGAGGTTCAGTCGGCGCTGGATGAGGCCAAGCACTCTTTTGGCCGGATTGATATTTTGGTCAACAATGCCGGCATCACGCGCGACGGCTTGTTGTTGCGCATGAAGCAAGAGGACTGGGATGCAGTCATTCGCACGAACTTGACCAGTCTGTTTATTTGCATACAGGCCGTGCTGCCTGTGATGCTGAAGGCGCGGTATGGGCGCATCATCAATATCACGTCGGTAATGGGGCAGATGGGCAGCGCTGGCACGGCCAATTATTCGGCGGCTAAGGCCGGCATTATTGGATTGACCAAAGCTGTGGCCCGCGAAGTGGCTTCACGGCAGATCACCGTCAACGCCATTGCGCCGGGTTTTGTCGAAACGGCGATGACTGATGCGCTGGATGAGAAACGGCGGCAGGAAATTTTGGGTATGGTGCCATTGGGCCGCGTGGGAACCGTTCAAGATGTGGCCGCCGGCATTGTGTTTCTGGCCTCAGAGGAAGCGGGCTACATTACCGGCCACGTGTTGAACATCAACGGCGGGTTGTACATGTAA
- a CDS encoding ketoacyl-ACP synthase III, producing the protein MKQINAMIAGTGHALPEGVLTNADLEKMVETTDEWIVTRTGIRQRHIARAGEYTSTFATLAAQRALEMAEVEPRDVDLIICATVCPDMMLPATACLVQSALGAERAAAYDMAAACSGFLYGLVQAEGVIKAGRARHVLVIGAELLSRYVDYTDRATCVIFGDGAGAALVRATEEPRGILSARIRSDGEFADYLYTPGGGTRYPASQQTIEERLHYIKMRGNELFKIAVRNMADIARQALDDVKMSPSDIDMFIPHQANQRITDAVGERLGVPASKVYSNIDRIGNTSSASIPIGLDECVRSGRIQPGHVLLLASFGAGVTYGGMVMRW; encoded by the coding sequence ATGAAACAGATCAACGCAATGATTGCTGGTACTGGTCATGCCCTGCCAGAGGGTGTACTCACCAATGCCGATTTGGAAAAGATGGTGGAAACTACTGACGAGTGGATTGTCACCCGCACAGGCATCCGTCAACGACACATCGCGCGCGCTGGCGAATATACGTCTACATTCGCCACGCTGGCTGCTCAACGCGCCCTTGAGATGGCTGAAGTGGAGCCGCGGGATGTTGATCTGATCATTTGCGCCACGGTTTGTCCTGATATGATGTTGCCGGCGACTGCCTGCCTGGTTCAATCGGCGCTGGGCGCAGAGCGAGCGGCCGCTTATGACATGGCGGCGGCGTGTTCGGGATTTTTGTACGGGCTGGTGCAAGCCGAAGGGGTCATCAAAGCGGGGCGAGCGCGACACGTGTTGGTCATTGGCGCTGAGCTGCTCAGTCGGTATGTGGATTACACCGACCGCGCCACCTGCGTCATCTTTGGCGACGGCGCTGGCGCGGCGCTGGTTCGAGCGACTGAAGAACCCAGAGGGATACTGTCAGCGCGCATTCGCAGCGATGGTGAATTTGCTGACTATCTGTACACGCCCGGCGGCGGAACGCGCTACCCGGCGAGTCAACAAACGATTGAGGAGCGGCTGCATTACATCAAGATGCGCGGCAACGAGCTGTTCAAGATCGCCGTTCGCAATATGGCCGATATTGCGCGACAGGCGCTGGATGATGTCAAGATGTCGCCGAGCGATATTGACATGTTCATTCCGCATCAAGCGAATCAACGCATCACGGACGCAGTGGGTGAGCGGTTGGGTGTGCCGGCATCGAAAGTTTATTCCAACATTGATCGTATTGGTAACACATCTTCGGCGTCCATTCCGATTGGCTTGGATGAATGTGTTCGGTCGGGGCGCATCCAGCCCGGCCATGTGCTGCTGCTGGCCAGTTTCGGGGCGGGCGTCACGTATGGTGGTATGGTGATGAGGTGGTAA
- the plsX gene encoding phosphate acyltransferase PlsX, with translation MTTIVLDAMGSDAAPASEIEGALMAVRELNVQVVLIGPEARVRPALVGADPQLLKAITVIDAADVISMDEPVVQAIRRKKRSTIHVGLQWVREGRADGFVSAGNTGAIMATATMISERLKGIDRPALAATLPTIVGKPLVLIDVGANAICKPIHLLQFAMMGDVYARLILGVPSPAVGLMSIGEEQLKGTKLTREAFQLLQRSGLRFIGNIEGSAMYAGAADVIVCDGFTGNVTLKVSEGTSEMLLKAIKQELLAGIVGEQQAHQLRAVFEHLLEQFGYERFGGAPLLGVRDVCVICHGRSTGRAIRNAINMAAELSERRVPQRIEAEIAHLNEANARLHKGARI, from the coding sequence ATGACCACCATTGTACTGGATGCGATGGGGAGCGATGCCGCTCCGGCAAGCGAAATCGAAGGCGCACTGATGGCCGTGCGCGAGTTGAACGTGCAGGTGGTGCTGATTGGACCAGAAGCCCGCGTGCGGCCGGCGCTGGTCGGGGCTGATCCACAGTTGCTCAAAGCGATCACGGTGATTGACGCCGCCGACGTCATCAGCATGGATGAACCGGTTGTGCAGGCTATCCGTCGCAAGAAGCGATCAACCATCCACGTTGGCCTGCAATGGGTTCGTGAAGGCCGCGCCGATGGGTTTGTTAGCGCCGGTAATACAGGCGCGATCATGGCGACGGCGACGATGATCTCCGAGCGGTTGAAGGGCATAGATCGGCCCGCTTTGGCTGCCACACTGCCCACGATTGTGGGCAAGCCGCTGGTGCTCATTGACGTCGGAGCCAATGCCATTTGCAAGCCGATTCACTTACTCCAATTCGCGATGATGGGTGATGTGTATGCCCGCCTCATTCTCGGTGTGCCCTCGCCGGCTGTGGGCCTGATGTCCATTGGAGAAGAGCAACTGAAGGGCACAAAATTGACGCGAGAGGCGTTTCAGTTGCTGCAACGCTCAGGATTGCGGTTTATTGGCAACATTGAAGGTTCAGCCATGTATGCCGGGGCTGCCGATGTCATTGTGTGTGACGGGTTCACCGGCAATGTGACGTTAAAAGTCAGCGAAGGCACGTCCGAGATGCTCCTGAAAGCTATCAAGCAAGAATTACTGGCCGGTATCGTGGGTGAGCAACAGGCTCATCAACTGCGCGCTGTCTTTGAGCACTTGCTTGAGCAGTTCGGTTATGAACGGTTTGGCGGAGCGCCGTTGCTGGGCGTCAGGGATGTGTGCGTGATTTGTCACGGGCGCTCCACCGGGCGAGCCATTCGCAATGCGATCAACATGGCTGCCGAATTGTCCGAGCGGCGGGTGCCGCAACGGATTGAGGCAGAGATCGCTCACTTGAATGAGGCCAACGCGCGCCTTCACAAAGGAGCTCGAATATGA
- the rpmF gene encoding 50S ribosomal protein L32 yields the protein MPNPKRRHSRARRGRRRSHDALTAPGMTVCPQCREPIRPHRVCPKCGYYKGRPVIEIKEE from the coding sequence ATGCCAAATCCGAAACGTCGTCATTCGCGTGCCCGGCGTGGTCGCCGGCGCTCGCATGATGCATTGACTGCGCCGGGGATGACCGTATGCCCGCAGTGTCGGGAGCCGATACGGCCCCACCGTGTGTGCCCCAAGTGTGGTTATTACAAAGGACGACCGGTGATTGAAATCAAAGAAGAATAG
- a CDS encoding DUF177 domain-containing protein yields the protein MHVDLSQLEADELYIAHQYDELFDLPESEVSVIVPPAVCLWLRRTRGREIRVKGSLTTTVQVLCDRCLVAFNVPIEVSFDLLYAPIETLTPQQDVPLTEEDLDYGFYRDNRLEVDGLVQEQIFLALPFRRLCRSECRGLCPQCGADLNQQTCSCQPQRVSAWWSALQELNKTNH from the coding sequence ATGCATGTTGATCTTTCACAACTTGAGGCGGATGAGCTGTACATTGCCCATCAGTATGATGAGCTGTTTGATCTGCCTGAGTCGGAGGTCAGTGTAATCGTCCCTCCGGCGGTCTGTCTGTGGCTCCGGCGCACACGAGGGCGTGAGATACGTGTTAAGGGGAGTTTAACAACGACTGTACAGGTTCTCTGCGACCGTTGTTTGGTGGCCTTCAATGTTCCCATTGAAGTCTCCTTCGACCTGTTGTATGCGCCGATTGAAACGTTGACGCCACAGCAGGACGTTCCGTTGACGGAAGAAGACCTCGACTATGGATTTTACCGAGACAACCGGCTGGAGGTGGATGGACTGGTACAGGAGCAGATTTTTCTGGCGCTTCCGTTTCGCCGGCTGTGCCGCTCAGAATGTCGTGGTTTATGCCCACAATGCGGCGCCGACCTCAATCAGCAGACCTGTTCGTGTCAGCCTCAGCGTGTCTCTGCGTGGTGGAGCGCATTGCAAGAGTTAAACAAAACGAATCATTGA